From a region of the Actinomadura luzonensis genome:
- a CDS encoding nuclear transport factor 2 family protein — MTSPENVFDRQLAAIAAQDLQALLAQYHPEAEVVRFDRVARGPAEIEELFAAYLKAGPHVDELVSVRTTGDVILYHARMTVGGNRVATYGTLVLRDGLIWRQTAAAQPLGG, encoded by the coding sequence ATGACCTCCCCTGAGAACGTGTTCGACCGCCAGCTCGCCGCCATCGCCGCCCAGGACCTCCAGGCCCTGCTGGCCCAGTACCACCCCGAGGCCGAAGTGGTCCGCTTCGACCGGGTGGCGAGGGGCCCGGCCGAGATCGAGGAGCTGTTCGCCGCCTATCTCAAGGCCGGGCCGCACGTGGACGAGCTGGTCTCGGTCCGCACCACGGGCGACGTGATCCTCTACCACGCCCGGATGACGGTCGGCGGCAACCGCGTCGCGACCTACGGCACGCTGGTGCTGCGCGACGGCCTCATCTGGCGGCAGACCGCCGCCGCCCAGCCGCTCGGCGGCTGA
- the trhA gene encoding PAQR family membrane homeostasis protein TrhA, with translation MTTLTVKPRLRGWLHAGALPVALIAGFVLVALGPTLQARLASAVYAITSGLLFGISATYHRSTLGPKLAVVLQRFDHANIYLIIAGTYTPFALLALNGAARVAVLAVIWGGALAGVLFRLFWRDAPRWLSTSLYLLLGWTAIFVMPQLLEGAGVAAVVLVAVGGVLYSAGAVVYGLRRPDPSPRWFGFHEVFHACTLAAYLVQYIAVSIVVYSQG, from the coding sequence ATGACCACCTTGACCGTTAAGCCCCGGCTGCGCGGTTGGCTGCACGCGGGCGCGCTGCCCGTGGCCCTGATCGCGGGCTTCGTGCTCGTGGCGCTCGGCCCGACGCTCCAGGCCCGCCTGGCCTCCGCCGTCTACGCGATCACCTCGGGGCTGTTGTTCGGCATCTCGGCGACCTACCACCGCAGCACGCTCGGCCCGAAGCTGGCCGTCGTCCTGCAACGCTTCGACCACGCCAACATCTACCTGATCATCGCGGGCACCTACACGCCGTTCGCGCTGCTGGCCCTGAACGGCGCGGCGCGGGTGGCGGTGCTCGCCGTCATCTGGGGCGGGGCGCTCGCGGGCGTGCTGTTCCGGCTCTTCTGGCGGGACGCGCCGCGCTGGCTGTCCACCTCGCTCTACCTGCTGCTCGGCTGGACCGCGATCTTCGTGATGCCGCAGCTCCTGGAGGGCGCGGGCGTGGCCGCCGTCGTGCTCGTGGCGGTGGGCGGCGTCCTCTACTCGGCCGGCGCCGTCGTCTACGGGCTGCGCCGCCCCGACCCCTCACCCCGCTGGTTCGGCTTCCATGAGGTCTTCCACGCCTGCACGCTCGCCGCCTACCTCGTGCAGTACATCGCGGTGTCCATCGTGGTCTACTCGCAGGGCTGA
- the orn gene encoding oligoribonuclease, with the protein MSDLLVWIDCEMTGLDLGRDALVEVACVITDSELNQLDAGIDVIIKPPPESLEQMSQVVREMHTASGLLPELAGGMTLAEAESLVLDYIRRHVPEPKKAPLCGNSIGTDRTFLARDMPGVDGYLHYRMIDVSSIKELVRRWYPRVYFAAPEKQGGHRALADITESIRELRYYRAAIFVEQPGPDSLTARSLAERVSG; encoded by the coding sequence ATGAGTGACTTGCTGGTCTGGATCGACTGCGAGATGACCGGGCTCGACCTCGGGCGCGACGCGCTGGTCGAGGTGGCGTGCGTCATCACCGACAGCGAGCTCAATCAGCTCGACGCGGGCATCGACGTGATCATCAAACCGCCGCCGGAGTCGCTGGAGCAGATGTCGCAGGTGGTGCGCGAGATGCACACCGCCTCCGGGCTGCTGCCCGAGCTGGCCGGCGGGATGACGCTGGCGGAGGCCGAGTCGCTCGTGCTCGACTACATCCGCCGCCACGTGCCCGAGCCGAAGAAGGCGCCGCTGTGCGGCAACTCCATCGGCACCGACCGCACGTTCCTCGCCCGCGACATGCCCGGGGTGGACGGTTATCTGCACTACCGGATGATCGACGTCTCGTCGATCAAGGAGCTGGTCCGCCGGTGGTACCCGCGGGTCTACTTCGCCGCCCCCGAGAAGCAGGGCGGGCACCGGGCGCTGGCCGACATCACGGAGAGCATCAGGGAGCTGCGCTACTACCGGGCGGCGATCTTCGTGGAGCAGCCTGGGCCCGATTCGCTCACAGCGAGATCACTCGCCGAGCGTGTCAGCGGATAA
- the lat gene encoding L-lysine 6-transaminase encodes MDVHTRLARHLLVDGYRLVLDLERSRGSWLVDARDGRRYLDFYTFFASAPLGVNPPFDPAFVQLLGQVARNKPANPDMYTEHLADFVETFTRVLGDPALPHLFFVEGGALAVENALKTAFDWKSRRNEAAGRSRDLGTKVLHLTRAFHGRSGYTLSLTNTEPGKTDRFPKFDWPRIDVPAVHHGDVEAAEERALAQARAAFERHPHDIACFIAEPIQGEGGDNHMRPQFLQAMQHLCHEHDALFVLDEVQTGGGTTGTAWAYQQLGLEPDIVAFAKKVQVGGIMAGRRVDEVPGNVFQVSGRINSTWGGGLVDMVRSRGILEIVERDGLIERAAALGHVLLERLVKLEAEHPETVSGVRGRGLMAAFDLPDPAARDALVSRLREEHGVLVLPCGPRSVRLRPALNIPEPDLDHGLRALTAALGGRPDAPAGG; translated from the coding sequence ATGGACGTACACACCCGCCTTGCCCGCCACCTGCTCGTCGACGGCTACCGCCTCGTGCTCGACCTGGAGCGAAGCCGCGGCTCCTGGCTCGTCGACGCCCGCGACGGCCGCCGCTACCTCGACTTCTACACCTTCTTCGCCTCCGCCCCGCTGGGCGTGAACCCGCCCTTCGACCCCGCCTTCGTCCAGCTCCTCGGCCAGGTCGCGCGCAACAAGCCGGCCAACCCCGACATGTACACCGAGCACCTGGCCGACTTCGTCGAGACCTTCACCCGCGTGCTCGGCGACCCCGCGCTGCCGCACCTGTTCTTCGTCGAGGGCGGCGCCCTCGCCGTGGAGAACGCGCTCAAGACGGCCTTCGACTGGAAGAGCCGCCGCAACGAGGCCGCCGGCCGCTCCCGCGACCTCGGCACCAAGGTCCTGCACCTCACGCGCGCCTTCCACGGCCGCAGCGGCTACACCCTGAGCCTGACCAACACCGAGCCGGGCAAGACCGACCGCTTCCCGAAGTTCGACTGGCCGCGCATCGACGTGCCCGCCGTGCACCACGGCGACGTCGAGGCGGCCGAGGAGCGCGCGCTCGCGCAGGCGCGCGCCGCCTTCGAACGCCACCCGCACGACATCGCCTGCTTCATCGCCGAGCCCATCCAGGGCGAGGGCGGCGACAACCACATGCGCCCGCAGTTCCTCCAGGCCATGCAGCACCTGTGCCACGAGCACGACGCCCTGTTCGTCCTGGACGAGGTCCAGACCGGCGGCGGCACCACCGGCACCGCGTGGGCCTACCAGCAGCTCGGGCTGGAGCCCGACATCGTGGCGTTCGCCAAGAAGGTCCAGGTCGGCGGCATCATGGCCGGCCGCAGGGTGGACGAGGTGCCCGGCAACGTGTTCCAGGTCAGCGGGCGGATCAACTCCACGTGGGGCGGCGGGCTGGTGGACATGGTCCGCAGCCGCGGCATCCTGGAGATCGTCGAGCGCGACGGCCTGATCGAGCGCGCCGCCGCGCTCGGCCACGTGCTGCTCGAACGCCTGGTCAAGCTGGAGGCCGAGCACCCGGAGACGGTCTCCGGCGTGCGCGGACGCGGCCTGATGGCCGCCTTCGACCTGCCGGACCCGGCCGCCAGGGACGCCCTGGTGTCGCGGCTGCGCGAGGAGCACGGCGTGCTCGTGCTGCCCTGCGGCCCCCGCTCGGTGCGCCTGCGTCCCGCGCTCAACATCCCGGAGCCCGACCTCGACCACGGCCTCCGCGCCCTGACGGCCGCGCTCGGCGGCCGGCCGGACGCGCCCGCCGGCGGCTGA
- a CDS encoding helix-turn-helix domain-containing protein, giving the protein MSQQVTTIERLGRRIAERRAALGLTHEELAERAGVEAAYVACLEGQPGVPVREALARLAGALETSVEALLGEDADTPAGAGPASARAELLVLDEKECLRLLEPGGVGRIAFEGRYGLTVLPVNFRLLDGAVVFRTATGGSTDEDLRTGVADVEYKVAFEVDRIEELTRGGWSVLVQGGLHHVTAEEEQAAAATGVEPWAGGEREQYLKIVPSRVTGRRIKPGA; this is encoded by the coding sequence ATGTCTCAGCAAGTGACCACCATCGAGCGTCTCGGCCGCCGCATCGCCGAACGGCGGGCCGCGCTCGGCCTGACCCACGAGGAGCTGGCGGAGCGGGCGGGCGTCGAGGCCGCCTACGTCGCCTGCCTCGAAGGACAACCCGGGGTGCCGGTGCGCGAGGCCCTGGCCCGGCTCGCCGGGGCGCTGGAGACGAGCGTGGAGGCGCTGCTCGGCGAGGACGCCGACACGCCCGCGGGCGCCGGCCCGGCCTCCGCCCGCGCCGAGCTGCTGGTGCTGGACGAGAAGGAGTGCCTGCGCCTGCTGGAGCCCGGCGGCGTGGGCCGCATCGCCTTCGAGGGCCGCTATGGGCTCACCGTGCTGCCGGTCAACTTCCGGCTGCTGGACGGGGCGGTCGTCTTCCGCACCGCCACCGGCGGCTCCACCGACGAGGACCTGCGGACCGGCGTGGCGGACGTCGAGTACAAGGTCGCCTTCGAGGTCGACCGCATCGAGGAGCTGACCAGGGGCGGGTGGAGCGTGCTGGTGCAGGGCGGGCTGCACCACGTGACGGCCGAGGAGGAGCAGGCGGCGGCGGCCACGGGCGTCGAGCCGTGGGCGGGCGGCGAGCGCGAGCAGTACCTCAAGATCGTCCCGTCCCGCGTCACCGGCCGCCGCATCAAGCCCGGCGCCTGA
- a CDS encoding helix-turn-helix domain-containing protein has translation MFTSLSKREIEVMDLIATGQSNGQIAQRLFLSEKTVKNHVNRIYAKLGVDSRVTAIGLWRSRRQ, from the coding sequence GTGTTCACGTCCCTGAGCAAGCGCGAGATCGAGGTCATGGACCTCATCGCCACCGGCCAGTCCAACGGCCAGATAGCGCAGCGCCTGTTCCTCAGCGAGAAGACCGTCAAGAACCACGTCAACCGGATCTACGCCAAGCTCGGCGTGGACAGCCGCGTCACCGCCATCGGGCTCTGGCGCTCACGACGCCAGTAG
- a CDS encoding serine/threonine protein kinase: MYGEGQWGVPGYTEVRELGSGAAGRVVLATRDHDGAEVAIKYLSDELRADMGFVARFRHEARLLGTLQSAHHARLIDYVESGYGAAIVMELINGVSLREILRSQGPTGPEAALTVLKGSLRGLASAHAIGVVHRDFKPENVMVQEDGSSKLVDFGIAVRAGEEAGAAGTPPYMAPEQWSGSPAGPATDVYAATVVFFECLTGARPFRAPNLAALARQHQSAPVPAEEVPAALQGLVERGMAKDPAERPPSAEAFLTELEAVAAGAYGPDWEERGRRRLAALAGLLVMLFPSALEEPVETETAFTETRFPDPAGLLRKLPAKIAMAAVGAAVLIGAAVFVVTSSADEPALSAGTTKVTPSAAPPATEEPDVPEESAEPTPEETTDEPDPTPTATAPQSQAPQTAPQTAPQTGRPTAAPTRTSARPRPTRSPIRTPSRTRKPTAASSETAEPDESGKVDVPTDTRRPSTPAPTRSTGSPTTRPPRPTSEPPSSSQPPTSQPPTDPTGDGTPSEDPRIDRGGEAPAALLAAGLVTSGAVPVTLAVRRRMAGRHRRKR; the protein is encoded by the coding sequence ATGTACGGCGAGGGCCAATGGGGGGTCCCCGGCTACACCGAGGTTCGCGAGCTGGGCTCGGGAGCCGCCGGCCGGGTCGTGCTGGCCACACGTGACCACGACGGGGCCGAGGTGGCCATCAAGTACCTCAGTGACGAGCTGAGGGCCGACATGGGCTTCGTCGCCCGCTTCCGGCACGAGGCCCGCCTGCTGGGCACGCTGCAGAGCGCGCACCACGCCCGCCTCATCGACTACGTCGAGTCCGGGTACGGCGCGGCGATCGTCATGGAGCTGATCAACGGCGTCTCGCTGCGCGAGATCCTGCGCTCGCAGGGCCCGACCGGCCCCGAGGCCGCGCTGACCGTGCTCAAGGGCTCCCTCCGCGGCCTCGCCTCGGCGCACGCGATCGGCGTCGTGCACCGCGACTTCAAGCCCGAGAACGTCATGGTGCAGGAGGACGGCAGCAGCAAGCTGGTCGACTTCGGCATCGCGGTCCGCGCGGGCGAGGAGGCCGGCGCGGCGGGCACGCCGCCGTACATGGCGCCCGAGCAGTGGTCAGGCTCGCCCGCCGGCCCCGCCACCGACGTGTACGCCGCCACGGTCGTCTTCTTCGAGTGCCTGACCGGCGCCCGCCCCTTCCGCGCGCCGAACCTGGCCGCGCTGGCCCGCCAGCACCAGAGCGCGCCGGTCCCGGCCGAGGAGGTGCCGGCGGCGCTGCAGGGCCTCGTCGAGCGCGGCATGGCCAAGGACCCCGCCGAGCGGCCGCCGTCGGCGGAGGCGTTCCTGACCGAGCTGGAGGCCGTCGCGGCCGGCGCGTACGGGCCGGACTGGGAGGAGCGCGGACGCCGCCGCCTGGCCGCCCTTGCCGGGCTGCTCGTGATGCTCTTCCCGAGCGCGCTGGAGGAGCCGGTCGAGACGGAGACCGCGTTCACCGAGACGCGTTTCCCCGACCCGGCGGGGCTGCTGCGCAAGCTGCCCGCCAAGATCGCCATGGCGGCCGTCGGGGCCGCCGTGCTGATCGGCGCGGCCGTGTTCGTGGTCACGTCGTCGGCCGACGAGCCCGCGCTCTCGGCGGGCACCACGAAGGTCACCCCCAGCGCGGCCCCGCCCGCGACGGAGGAGCCCGACGTGCCGGAGGAGAGCGCGGAGCCCACGCCGGAGGAGACCACCGACGAGCCGGACCCGACGCCGACGGCCACCGCCCCGCAGAGCCAGGCGCCCCAGACCGCGCCCCAGACCGCGCCCCAAACTGGGCGGCCCACCGCCGCGCCCACCCGCACCAGCGCCCGTCCCCGGCCCACCCGGAGCCCGATCAGGACCCCGTCCAGGACCCGCAAGCCCACGGCGGCCTCGTCAGAGACGGCCGAGCCCGACGAGAGCGGCAAGGTGGACGTGCCGACCGACACCCGCCGCCCGAGCACGCCCGCGCCGACGCGCAGCACCGGCTCGCCGACCACCCGCCCGCCGCGGCCCACCTCGGAGCCGCCCAGCTCGTCCCAGCCGCCCACCTCCCAGCCGCCGACCGACCCGACCGGCGACGGCACGCCGAGCGAGGACCCGCGGATCGACCGCGGCGGCGAGGCCCCTGCCGCGCTGCTCGCGGCCGGGCTGGTGACGTCCGGCGCGGTGCCCGTCACACTGGCGGTGCGCCGCCGGATGGCGGGCCGCCACAGAAGGAAGCGCTAG
- a CDS encoding spermidine synthase — MLSKDGVPQSYVDLKDPTFLEFEYVRLMADVIDLLRDGPLNCVHIGGGACSIPRYVTATRPGSRHIVIEPDGLLVNLVREQLDLRSVPRLKVIVEGGRSGAGKVWDDTADLVVLDAFSGATMPVELATAEYMGDLVRVLRPDGTLLVNLADGKGLAFARRLLATVTGAFRHVALLAEPGILRGRRFGNLIVAASRAELPVDLLTRRAAGGLTQARCVHGEALTHFIAGAAPIRDGDHVLAPVPPPAVFG; from the coding sequence GTGCTGTCCAAGGATGGCGTACCTCAGTCGTATGTGGATCTCAAAGACCCCACATTCCTGGAATTCGAGTACGTACGTCTCATGGCGGACGTGATCGACCTCCTCCGTGACGGACCGCTCAACTGCGTGCACATCGGCGGCGGCGCCTGCAGCATCCCGCGCTACGTCACCGCCACCCGCCCCGGCTCCCGGCACATCGTGATCGAGCCCGACGGGCTCCTCGTCAATCTGGTACGCGAGCAACTCGACCTGCGTTCGGTGCCGCGGCTGAAGGTGATCGTGGAGGGCGGCCGCTCCGGCGCCGGCAAGGTCTGGGACGACACCGCCGACCTGGTGGTCCTGGACGCCTTCAGCGGCGCCACGATGCCGGTCGAGCTGGCCACCGCCGAGTACATGGGCGACCTGGTTCGCGTGCTGCGCCCGGACGGCACGCTGCTGGTCAACCTGGCCGACGGCAAGGGCCTGGCCTTCGCCCGGCGCCTGCTGGCGACCGTGACCGGGGCGTTCCGGCACGTGGCGCTGCTGGCCGAGCCGGGCATCCTGCGGGGGCGGCGCTTCGGCAACCTCATCGTCGCCGCCTCCCGCGCGGAGCTGCCGGTCGACCTGCTGACCCGCCGCGCGGCGGGCGGCCTCACCCAGGCCCGCTGCGTGCACGGCGAGGCGCTGACCCACTTCATCGCCGGCGCGGCCCCCATCAGGGACGGCGACCACGTGCTGGCCCCGGTGCCGCCGCCCGCGGTCTTCGGCTGA
- a CDS encoding NAD(P)/FAD-dependent oxidoreductase, which translates to MVRRTRVVVVGAGFAGLAATRELARGGALVTLVDRNPYSTFQPLLYQVATAGMGTADVSYPVRTYAAKWPNVRARRAGLSKVLADERRVELDDGTSVDYDYLVVATGVTTNWLNVPGARENALPIYSLNDATTLRRRLQHYLEDTAAGRRETTNVVVVGAGATGVEVAGTLAELRRRTLPLTHPEIRPEQTSVTLVERFDYVLAPYKPRLRQAAEAALRKRGVQMRLGSTVASVEADAVVLQDGTRLPSDVTVWALGVTAPDQVADWGLPQTKGGRVSLTEALNVPHHPEIFVAGDLAAPPKPLPQLAQPAIQMGKHVGRQILAAAQGRPLRPFRYSDPGIMATVGKAEAVLERPSGLTVRGFPAWLVWIFIHIAYLLGGRNRVSVLLNFFYRYFGPRRTATSISQ; encoded by the coding sequence ATGGTGCGGAGAACACGGGTGGTCGTGGTGGGTGCGGGCTTCGCCGGGCTGGCGGCGACCCGGGAGCTGGCCCGGGGCGGGGCGCTGGTGACGCTCGTCGACCGGAACCCGTATTCGACCTTCCAGCCGCTGCTCTACCAGGTGGCCACGGCCGGCATGGGCACCGCCGACGTCTCCTACCCCGTCAGGACGTACGCCGCCAAGTGGCCGAACGTGCGGGCGCGCCGGGCCGGGCTCAGCAAGGTGCTGGCGGACGAGCGGCGGGTGGAGCTCGACGACGGCACCTCCGTCGACTACGACTACCTGGTGGTGGCCACGGGCGTGACCACGAACTGGCTCAACGTGCCGGGCGCCAGGGAGAACGCGCTGCCCATCTACTCCCTGAACGACGCCACCACCCTGCGCCGGCGGCTCCAGCACTACCTGGAGGACACCGCGGCCGGGCGGCGCGAGACCACGAACGTGGTGGTGGTGGGCGCGGGCGCGACCGGCGTGGAGGTGGCCGGCACGCTGGCCGAGCTGCGCCGGCGCACGCTGCCCCTCACGCATCCGGAGATCCGGCCGGAGCAGACGAGCGTGACGCTGGTGGAGCGCTTCGACTACGTGCTGGCCCCGTACAAGCCGCGGCTGCGGCAGGCGGCGGAGGCGGCGCTGCGCAAGCGGGGCGTGCAGATGCGGCTCGGCTCCACGGTGGCCTCGGTCGAGGCGGACGCCGTGGTGCTGCAGGACGGCACCCGGCTGCCGAGCGACGTGACCGTGTGGGCGCTCGGCGTCACCGCGCCCGACCAGGTGGCCGACTGGGGGCTGCCGCAGACCAAGGGCGGGCGGGTGTCGCTCACCGAGGCGCTGAACGTGCCGCACCACCCGGAGATCTTCGTGGCCGGCGACCTGGCCGCGCCGCCGAAGCCGCTGCCCCAGCTCGCCCAGCCGGCGATCCAGATGGGCAAGCACGTGGGGCGGCAGATCCTGGCCGCGGCCCAGGGCCGGCCGCTGCGGCCGTTCCGCTACAGCGACCCCGGCATCATGGCGACCGTGGGCAAGGCCGAGGCCGTGCTGGAGCGGCCGAGCGGGCTCACCGTGCGCGGGTTCCCCGCCTGGCTGGTGTGGATCTTCATCCACATCGCGTACCTGCTGGGCGGGCGCAACCGGGTGAGCGTGCTGCTCAACTTCTTCTACCGCTACTTCGGGCCGCGCCGCACCGCCACCAGCATCAGCCAGTGA
- a CDS encoding DUF2510 domain-containing protein gives MTTQTPAGWYPDPYGEPKLRWWDGNQWTDATHAQEQGPAQPQPQQPQQAQPQPASGPQQQAPHDWSATPANPTLQYGRPTYGQTAYGQPAPTQPNWGGGGPAYPPPPPPKQGNPLPWVFGGLAALVVVALLVAGGIFLLNRGGEDPAALPQPGDTYVPQDPPSSEPQPSRPSPGQSAGPPPQPQDGRINDSQAGLSFEVPKDWKVPPQINPDNPPPTRQLWTAGVEAVAQENYDGKDGNWVGNINTGVLNELYPYTGVAGLRATAQAVFMDFAPQFYSVPHESKVVTDKAIKVGDRDAWLLQFEMDFTKESEANGYKWKKENGAIVLMDRGNGERPAILYVSVPDNLGTDVLGKVLSSLKPA, from the coding sequence ATGACCACCCAGACCCCCGCGGGCTGGTATCCGGACCCCTATGGCGAGCCCAAGCTCCGCTGGTGGGACGGCAACCAGTGGACCGACGCCACCCACGCCCAGGAGCAGGGGCCCGCTCAGCCCCAGCCCCAGCAGCCCCAGCAGGCCCAGCCGCAGCCGGCCTCCGGCCCCCAGCAGCAGGCCCCGCACGACTGGTCGGCGACCCCGGCGAACCCCACGCTCCAGTACGGCCGGCCGACCTACGGGCAGACGGCCTACGGCCAGCCGGCGCCCACGCAGCCGAACTGGGGCGGCGGCGGACCGGCCTACCCGCCGCCGCCTCCGCCGAAGCAGGGCAACCCGCTGCCGTGGGTGTTCGGCGGCCTGGCGGCGCTCGTGGTGGTCGCGCTGCTCGTGGCGGGCGGGATCTTCCTGCTCAACCGGGGCGGCGAGGACCCGGCCGCGCTGCCGCAGCCGGGCGACACGTACGTGCCGCAGGACCCGCCGAGCAGCGAGCCGCAGCCCAGCCGGCCCTCGCCCGGGCAGAGCGCGGGCCCGCCGCCGCAGCCGCAGGACGGCCGGATCAACGACTCCCAGGCCGGCCTCTCCTTCGAGGTGCCGAAGGACTGGAAGGTGCCTCCGCAGATCAACCCGGACAACCCGCCGCCGACCCGGCAGCTCTGGACGGCGGGCGTGGAGGCCGTCGCCCAGGAGAACTACGACGGCAAGGACGGCAACTGGGTGGGCAACATCAACACGGGCGTGCTCAACGAGCTCTACCCCTACACGGGCGTCGCCGGGCTGCGCGCCACCGCGCAGGCGGTCTTCATGGACTTCGCCCCCCAGTTCTACTCGGTGCCGCACGAGAGCAAGGTCGTGACCGACAAGGCCATCAAGGTCGGCGACCGCGACGCCTGGCTGCTGCAGTTCGAGATGGACTTCACGAAGGAGTCGGAGGCCAACGGCTACAAGTGGAAGAAGGAGAACGGCGCGATCGTGCTCATGGATCGCGGCAACGGCGAGCGGCCGGCCATCCTGTACGTCTCCGTGCCGGACAATCTGGGCACCGACGTCCTCGGGAAGGTCCTCTCCTCGCTCAAGCCCGCATGA
- a CDS encoding penicillin-binding transpeptidase domain-containing protein, translating to MLVVAVAAIVGAGAFAVMASSRVRGSAAETAAAYFAAWRKGDVLAMERLVHRPPADFVARHRELSEALHVEAIALTPGQLRSTGEESAEVPFAGVRTLAELGSWPFDSTLRLAVRDRAWRVLWTPQTLHPLLTEGARLELGEIDTTTAEFVTSEGARIPHDSYADAYLDPLKPEFSEAHQGWELLLKTPGQPDRALLSRKPEANVERTTLSRAVQAAAARALDAVDDSTIVVVRPSTGEILGLADRLKDSYSAVRDVFPPGSVFKTITAAALLKSGLDPQAEVPCPGSYTVPGFRTVHNDGDVDRGVITFTDAFAHSCNTTFVEQATTRLTSAELAETAAEWGFGRPVVTGIGGSCGTVPETTDTDAFAEDVIGQGEVVTTPLCMAALAAAVQSGTWRSPRLLSKEQVRRVDGVTSADARMDEGVVRALRDMMSAVVDHGTASGQGLPEGVAGKTGTAEVVDGEPHAWFIGYRDDLAFCVFVRHGGSGRGAAVPIAVRFLSGL from the coding sequence GTGCTCGTTGTCGCGGTCGCCGCGATAGTCGGCGCGGGCGCGTTCGCCGTCATGGCGTCCAGCCGGGTCAGGGGCAGCGCGGCGGAGACGGCGGCGGCCTACTTCGCGGCCTGGCGCAAAGGGGACGTCCTCGCCATGGAGCGGCTGGTGCACCGGCCGCCCGCGGACTTCGTCGCCCGCCACCGCGAGCTGTCGGAGGCACTGCACGTCGAGGCGATCGCGCTGACGCCCGGGCAGCTCAGGAGCACGGGGGAGGAGTCGGCCGAGGTGCCGTTCGCGGGCGTGCGCACGCTGGCCGAGCTGGGGTCGTGGCCGTTCGACAGCACGTTGCGGCTGGCCGTCAGGGACCGCGCGTGGCGCGTCCTGTGGACGCCCCAGACGTTGCACCCGCTGCTCACCGAGGGCGCCCGGCTGGAGCTCGGCGAGATCGACACGACCACGGCCGAGTTCGTGACCAGCGAGGGCGCCCGCATCCCGCACGACAGCTACGCCGACGCCTACCTCGACCCGCTGAAGCCCGAGTTCAGCGAGGCCCACCAGGGCTGGGAGCTGCTGCTGAAGACGCCGGGGCAGCCGGACCGGGCGCTGCTCAGCCGCAAGCCCGAGGCGAACGTCGAGCGCACCACGCTCTCGCGGGCGGTCCAGGCCGCCGCCGCCCGCGCGCTGGACGCCGTGGACGACTCCACCATCGTGGTCGTCCGGCCCAGCACCGGCGAGATCCTCGGCCTGGCCGACCGGCTCAAGGACAGCTACAGCGCGGTCCGCGACGTCTTCCCGCCCGGCTCGGTGTTCAAGACGATCACCGCGGCGGCGCTGCTCAAGAGCGGGCTCGACCCGCAGGCCGAGGTGCCGTGCCCCGGCTCGTACACCGTGCCCGGCTTCCGCACCGTGCACAACGACGGCGACGTGGACCGGGGCGTGATCACCTTCACCGACGCCTTCGCCCACTCCTGCAACACCACCTTCGTCGAGCAGGCGACCACCCGGCTGACCTCGGCGGAGCTGGCGGAGACCGCGGCCGAGTGGGGGTTCGGCCGGCCGGTGGTGACCGGCATCGGCGGGAGCTGCGGAACCGTCCCGGAGACCACGGACACCGACGCCTTCGCCGAGGACGTCATCGGCCAGGGCGAGGTCGTCACGACGCCGCTGTGCATGGCCGCGCTGGCCGCCGCCGTGCAGAGCGGCACCTGGCGTTCGCCCCGGCTGCTGTCGAAGGAGCAGGTGCGCCGCGTCGACGGCGTCACCAGCGCCGACGCCCGCATGGACGAGGGCGTCGTGCGGGCGCTGCGCGACATGATGAGCGCCGTCGTGGACCACGGCACGGCCTCGGGACAGGGCCTGCCGGAGGGCGTGGCGGGCAAGACCGGCACCGCCGAGGTGGTGGACGGCGAGCCGCACGCCTGGTTCATCGGCTACCGCGACGACCTGGCCTTCTGCGTGTTCGTCCGGCACGGCGGATCGGGGCGCGGAGCCGCCGTGCCCATCGCCGTCCGCTTCCTCAGCGGGCTCTAA